A single window of Papio anubis isolate 15944 chromosome 8, Panubis1.0, whole genome shotgun sequence DNA harbors:
- the FSBP gene encoding fibrinogen silencer-binding protein has translation MVGKARSSNFTLSEKLDLLKLVKPYVKILEEHTNKHSVIVEKNRCWDIIAVNYNAIGVDRPPRTAQGLRTLYKRLKEYAKQELLQQKDTQSDFKSNISEPTKKVMEMIPQISSFCLVRDRNHIQSANLDEEAQAGTSSLQVMLDHHPVAITVEVKQEEDIKPPPPLVLNSQQSDTLEQREEHELVHVMERSLSPSLSSVDMRMTSSPSSIPRRDDFFRHESGEHFRSLLGYDPQILQMLKEEHQIILENQKNFGLYVQEKRDGLKRRQQLEEELLRAKIEVEKLKAIRLRHDLPEYNSL, from the exons ATGGTAGGAAAGGCTAGATCTTCCAATTTTACCTTATCCGAAAAGCTTGATTTGCTAAAGCTTGTGAAGCCATATGTGAAAATTCTCGAAGAACACACTAATAAACATTCAGTAATAGTGGAAAAGAATAGATGTTGGGATATCATAGCAGTTAACTATAATGCAATTGGAGTAGACCGCCCTCCTCGAACAGCACAGGGCCTACGCACCCTTTACAAAAGGCTCAAAGAATATGCCAAACAGGAGCTATTGCAGCAAAAAGATACCCAATcagattttaaaagcaatatttcTGAGCCAACCAAGAAAGTTATGGAGATGATTCCCCagatttccagtttttgcctggtAAGAGACAGGAACCACATACAAAG TGCAAACTTGGATGAGGAGGCACAGGCTGGTACCAGTTCACTACAGGTAATGTTGGATCACCATCCTGTTGCTATTACAGTGGAGGTGAAGCAAGAAGAAGACATTAAACCACCTCCTCCACTGGTTTTAAATTCTCAACAGAGTGATACTTTAGAGCAAAGAGAAGAACATGAATTAGTACATGTTATGGAAAGATCCTTGTCGCCTTCACTTTCCTCTGTTGATATGAGAATGACATCGTCTCCATCTTCTATTCCAAGGAGAGATGATTTTTTTCGGCATGAGAGTGGTGAACACTTTAGGTCACTATTAGGGTATGATCCTCAGATCCTGCAAATGTTGAAAGAGGAGCAtcagataattttagaaaatcaaaaaaattttgGATTGTATGTTCAGGAGAAGAGGGATGGATTGAAAAGAAGGCAGCAGCTAGAGGAAGAGCTACTAAGAGCAAAAATTGAAGTGGAGAAGCTGAAAGCAATTCGCTTACGGCATGATCTACCTGAATATAACAGTctctaa